In a single window of the Mesoplodon densirostris isolate mMesDen1 chromosome 18, mMesDen1 primary haplotype, whole genome shotgun sequence genome:
- the P2RX5 gene encoding P2X purinoceptor 5 isoform X3 has translation MRHTCGDAIAGQVSRRHGAGGLQGALPVALRLQDREVRHRQEQEGGPALPAAAGLHPDLPGGGENVFFVITNLVVTPNQRQETCAESESIPDALCHEDSDCPPGEPVVAGNGVRTGRCLRAGSEQKGTCEIFAWCPVETKSRPAKPLLGEAEDFTVYIKNFIRFPKFNFSKTNVLDTTDRAFLKSCQFGPKDPYCPIFRLGSVVRWTGSSFQEIAVQGGVIGIQIDWDCDLDRAPSECYPRYYFNRLDNRFSANSLASGYNFRFAKYYRDAAGVELRTLFKAYGIRFDVMVNGKAGKFNIVPTVINVGSGVALMGVEPRGPRPNGRVLAAERGPRRGGAGGAARGAGWRRRPEGEWLCVPAAPPARQVRGCPAEGQERGPQRQPSWLLCSLLWVTWPQGRMPGTQQSPSKLALGGGEGCWWCFSPSTMPVTLQYP, from the exons ATGCGGCACACGTGTGGCGACGCGATCGCGGGCCAGGTGAGCCGGCGCCATGGGGCAGGCGGGCTGCAAGGGGCTCTACCAGTCGCTCTTCGACTACAAGACCGAGAAGTACGTCATCGCCAAGAACAAGAAGGTGGGCCTGCTCTACCGGCTGCTGCAGGTCTCCATCCTGACCTACCTGGTGGT GGAGAGAATGTCTTCTTTGTAATCACCAACCTGGTCGTGACCCCCAACCAGCGGCAGGAAACCTGTGCCGAG AGTGAAAGCATTCCTGATGCCTTGTGCCATGAGGACAGCGACTGCCCTCCTGGGGAACCTGTTGTGGCTGGAAATG GAGTGAGGACTGGCCGCTGCCTGCGGGCGGGGAGCGAGCAAAAGGGCACCTGTGAGATCTTCGCCTGGTGCCCGGTGGAGACAAAGTCCAGGCCAGC GAAGCCACTCCTGGGCGAAGCTGAAGACTTCACTGTTTACATAAAGAACTTCATTCGTTTCCCCAAATTCAACTTCTCCAA GACAAATGTGCTGGACACCACAGACAGAGCGTTCCTGAAGTCCTGTCAGTTTGGCCCCAAGGACCCCTACTGCCCCATCTTCCGACTGGGGTCTGTGGTCCGCTGGACGGGGAGCAGCTTCCAGGAGATAGCTGTGCAG GGTGGTGTGATAGGAATTCAGATTGACTGGGACTGTGACCTTGACAGAGCTCCCTCGGAATGTTACCCTCGCTATTATTTTAACCGCCTGGACAACAGATTTTCAGCAAACTCTCTTGCTTCTGGGTACAACTTCAG GTTTGCCAAGTATTACCGAGACGCAGCTGGGGTGGAGCTCCGCACGCTGTTTAAAGCCTACGGGATCCGCTTTGATGTGATGGTGAATGGCAAG GCAGGGAAGTTCAACATCGTCCCCACAGTCATCAACGTGGGCTCAGGGGTGGCGCTCATGGGTGTG GAACCTAGAGGTCCTCGACCGAATGGCAGAGTCCTCGCAGCAGAGCGTGGCCCCAGACGCGGCGGGGCTGGCGGAGCAGCCAGAGGTGCAGGATGGAGACGGCGCCCAGAAGGAGAATGGCTGTGTGTGCCGGCAGCTCCTCCAGCCCGCCAGGTGAGGGGCTGCCCAGCCGAGGGCCAGGAACGAGGTCCGCAGAGACAGCCCAGCTGGCTACTGTGCTCCCTGCTCTGGGTGACCTGGCCCCAAGGCAGGATGCCAGGGACCCAGCAGAGCCCATCCAAGCTGGccttggggggcggggaggggtgcTGGTGGTGCTTTAGCCCCTCCACGATGCCCGTTACCCTCCAGTACCCCTGA
- the P2RX5 gene encoding P2X purinoceptor 5 isoform X2, translating to MGQAGCKGLYQSLFDYKTEKYVIAKNKKVGLLYRLLQVSILTYLVVWVFLVKKCYQDTDTSLQSSVITKVKGVTFTNTSELGERLWDVADYVIPPQGENVFFVITNLVVTPNQRQETCAESESIPDALCHEDSDCPPGEPVVAGNGVRTGRCLRAGSEQKGTCEIFAWCPVETKSRPAKPLLGEAEDFTVYIKNFIRFPKFNFSKTNVLDTTDRAFLKSCQFGPKDPYCPIFRLGSVVRWTGSSFQEIAVQGGVIGIQIDWDCDLDRAPSECYPRYYFNRLDNRFSANSLASGYNFRFAKYYRDAAGVELRTLFKAYGIRFDVMVNGKAGKFNIVPTVINVGSGVALMGVGSFFCDLVLIYLIKKSHFYRDKKYEEVRNLEVLDRMAESSQQSVAPDAAGLAEQPEVQDGDGAQKENGCVCRQLLQPARSGHQGNGNVNVEQLQNLQTVEA from the exons ATGGGGCAGGCGGGCTGCAAGGGGCTCTACCAGTCGCTCTTCGACTACAAGACCGAGAAGTACGTCATCGCCAAGAACAAGAAGGTGGGCCTGCTCTACCGGCTGCTGCAGGTCTCCATCCTGACCTACCTGGTGGT TTGGGTGTTCCTGGTGAAGAAGTGTTACCAAGACACGGACACATCCCTGCAGAGCAGCGTCATCACCAAAGTCAAGGGTGTGACCTTCACCAACACCTCAGAGCTTGGGGAGCGGCTCTGGGATGTTGCCGACTATGTCATCCCACCCCAG GGAGAGAATGTCTTCTTTGTAATCACCAACCTGGTCGTGACCCCCAACCAGCGGCAGGAAACCTGTGCCGAG AGTGAAAGCATTCCTGATGCCTTGTGCCATGAGGACAGCGACTGCCCTCCTGGGGAACCTGTTGTGGCTGGAAATG GAGTGAGGACTGGCCGCTGCCTGCGGGCGGGGAGCGAGCAAAAGGGCACCTGTGAGATCTTCGCCTGGTGCCCGGTGGAGACAAAGTCCAGGCCAGC GAAGCCACTCCTGGGCGAAGCTGAAGACTTCACTGTTTACATAAAGAACTTCATTCGTTTCCCCAAATTCAACTTCTCCAA GACAAATGTGCTGGACACCACAGACAGAGCGTTCCTGAAGTCCTGTCAGTTTGGCCCCAAGGACCCCTACTGCCCCATCTTCCGACTGGGGTCTGTGGTCCGCTGGACGGGGAGCAGCTTCCAGGAGATAGCTGTGCAG GGTGGTGTGATAGGAATTCAGATTGACTGGGACTGTGACCTTGACAGAGCTCCCTCGGAATGTTACCCTCGCTATTATTTTAACCGCCTGGACAACAGATTTTCAGCAAACTCTCTTGCTTCTGGGTACAACTTCAG GTTTGCCAAGTATTACCGAGACGCAGCTGGGGTGGAGCTCCGCACGCTGTTTAAAGCCTACGGGATCCGCTTTGATGTGATGGTGAATGGCAAG GCAGGGAAGTTCAACATCGTCCCCACAGTCATCAACGTGGGCTCAGGGGTGGCGCTCATGGGTGTG GGGTCTTTCTTCTGCGACCTGGTACTCATCTACCTCATCAAAAAGAGCCACTTTTACCGAGACAAGAAATATGAGGAAGTGAG GAACCTAGAGGTCCTCGACCGAATGGCAGAGTCCTCGCAGCAGAGCGTGGCCCCAGACGCGGCGGGGCTGGCGGAGCAGCCAGAGGTGCAGGATGGAGACGGCGCCCAGAAGGAGAATGGCTGTGTGTGCCGGCAGCTCCTCCAGCCCGCCAG gtCTGGCCACCAGGGGAATGGAAACGTGAATGTGGAGCAGCTGCAGAACCTGCAGACCGTGGAAGCATAG
- the P2RX5 gene encoding P2X purinoceptor 5 isoform X1: MGQAGCKGLYQSLFDYKTEKYVIAKNKKVGLLYRLLQVSILTYLVVWVFLVKKCYQDTDTSLQSSVITKVKGVTFTNTSELGERLWDVADYVIPPQGENVFFVITNLVVTPNQRQETCAESESIPDALCHEDSDCPPGEPVVAGNGVRTGRCLRAGSEQKGTCEIFAWCPVETKSRPAKPLLGEAEDFTVYIKNFIRFPKFNFSKTNVLDTTDRAFLKSCQFGPKDPYCPIFRLGSVVRWTGSSFQEIAVQGGVIGIQIDWDCDLDRAPSECYPRYYFNRLDNRFSANSLASGYNFRFAKYYRDAAGVELRTLFKAYGIRFDVMVNGKAGKFNIVPTVINVGSGVALMGVEPRGPRPNGRVLAAERGPRRGGAGGAARGAGWRRRPEGEWLCVPAAPPARQVRGCPAEGQERGPQRQPSWLLCSLLWVTWPQGRMPGTQQSPSKLALGGGEGCWWCFSPSTMPVTLQYP; the protein is encoded by the exons ATGGGGCAGGCGGGCTGCAAGGGGCTCTACCAGTCGCTCTTCGACTACAAGACCGAGAAGTACGTCATCGCCAAGAACAAGAAGGTGGGCCTGCTCTACCGGCTGCTGCAGGTCTCCATCCTGACCTACCTGGTGGT TTGGGTGTTCCTGGTGAAGAAGTGTTACCAAGACACGGACACATCCCTGCAGAGCAGCGTCATCACCAAAGTCAAGGGTGTGACCTTCACCAACACCTCAGAGCTTGGGGAGCGGCTCTGGGATGTTGCCGACTATGTCATCCCACCCCAG GGAGAGAATGTCTTCTTTGTAATCACCAACCTGGTCGTGACCCCCAACCAGCGGCAGGAAACCTGTGCCGAG AGTGAAAGCATTCCTGATGCCTTGTGCCATGAGGACAGCGACTGCCCTCCTGGGGAACCTGTTGTGGCTGGAAATG GAGTGAGGACTGGCCGCTGCCTGCGGGCGGGGAGCGAGCAAAAGGGCACCTGTGAGATCTTCGCCTGGTGCCCGGTGGAGACAAAGTCCAGGCCAGC GAAGCCACTCCTGGGCGAAGCTGAAGACTTCACTGTTTACATAAAGAACTTCATTCGTTTCCCCAAATTCAACTTCTCCAA GACAAATGTGCTGGACACCACAGACAGAGCGTTCCTGAAGTCCTGTCAGTTTGGCCCCAAGGACCCCTACTGCCCCATCTTCCGACTGGGGTCTGTGGTCCGCTGGACGGGGAGCAGCTTCCAGGAGATAGCTGTGCAG GGTGGTGTGATAGGAATTCAGATTGACTGGGACTGTGACCTTGACAGAGCTCCCTCGGAATGTTACCCTCGCTATTATTTTAACCGCCTGGACAACAGATTTTCAGCAAACTCTCTTGCTTCTGGGTACAACTTCAG GTTTGCCAAGTATTACCGAGACGCAGCTGGGGTGGAGCTCCGCACGCTGTTTAAAGCCTACGGGATCCGCTTTGATGTGATGGTGAATGGCAAG GCAGGGAAGTTCAACATCGTCCCCACAGTCATCAACGTGGGCTCAGGGGTGGCGCTCATGGGTGTG GAACCTAGAGGTCCTCGACCGAATGGCAGAGTCCTCGCAGCAGAGCGTGGCCCCAGACGCGGCGGGGCTGGCGGAGCAGCCAGAGGTGCAGGATGGAGACGGCGCCCAGAAGGAGAATGGCTGTGTGTGCCGGCAGCTCCTCCAGCCCGCCAGGTGAGGGGCTGCCCAGCCGAGGGCCAGGAACGAGGTCCGCAGAGACAGCCCAGCTGGCTACTGTGCTCCCTGCTCTGGGTGACCTGGCCCCAAGGCAGGATGCCAGGGACCCAGCAGAGCCCATCCAAGCTGGccttggggggcggggaggggtgcTGGTGGTGCTTTAGCCCCTCCACGATGCCCGTTACCCTCCAGTACCCCTGA
- the P2RX5 gene encoding P2X purinoceptor 5 isoform X4, with protein MRHTCGDAIAGQVSRRHGAGGLQGALPVALRLQDREVRHRQEQEGGPALPAAAGLHPDLPGGSESIPDALCHEDSDCPPGEPVVAGNGVRTGRCLRAGSEQKGTCEIFAWCPVETKSRPAKPLLGEAEDFTVYIKNFIRFPKFNFSKTNVLDTTDRAFLKSCQFGPKDPYCPIFRLGSVVRWTGSSFQEIAVQGGVIGIQIDWDCDLDRAPSECYPRYYFNRLDNRFSANSLASGYNFRFAKYYRDAAGVELRTLFKAYGIRFDVMVNGKAGKFNIVPTVINVGSGVALMGVEPRGPRPNGRVLAAERGPRRGGAGGAARGAGWRRRPEGEWLCVPAAPPARQVRGCPAEGQERGPQRQPSWLLCSLLWVTWPQGRMPGTQQSPSKLALGGGEGCWWCFSPSTMPVTLQYP; from the exons ATGCGGCACACGTGTGGCGACGCGATCGCGGGCCAGGTGAGCCGGCGCCATGGGGCAGGCGGGCTGCAAGGGGCTCTACCAGTCGCTCTTCGACTACAAGACCGAGAAGTACGTCATCGCCAAGAACAAGAAGGTGGGCCTGCTCTACCGGCTGCTGCAGGTCTCCATCCTGACCTACCTGGTGGT AGTGAAAGCATTCCTGATGCCTTGTGCCATGAGGACAGCGACTGCCCTCCTGGGGAACCTGTTGTGGCTGGAAATG GAGTGAGGACTGGCCGCTGCCTGCGGGCGGGGAGCGAGCAAAAGGGCACCTGTGAGATCTTCGCCTGGTGCCCGGTGGAGACAAAGTCCAGGCCAGC GAAGCCACTCCTGGGCGAAGCTGAAGACTTCACTGTTTACATAAAGAACTTCATTCGTTTCCCCAAATTCAACTTCTCCAA GACAAATGTGCTGGACACCACAGACAGAGCGTTCCTGAAGTCCTGTCAGTTTGGCCCCAAGGACCCCTACTGCCCCATCTTCCGACTGGGGTCTGTGGTCCGCTGGACGGGGAGCAGCTTCCAGGAGATAGCTGTGCAG GGTGGTGTGATAGGAATTCAGATTGACTGGGACTGTGACCTTGACAGAGCTCCCTCGGAATGTTACCCTCGCTATTATTTTAACCGCCTGGACAACAGATTTTCAGCAAACTCTCTTGCTTCTGGGTACAACTTCAG GTTTGCCAAGTATTACCGAGACGCAGCTGGGGTGGAGCTCCGCACGCTGTTTAAAGCCTACGGGATCCGCTTTGATGTGATGGTGAATGGCAAG GCAGGGAAGTTCAACATCGTCCCCACAGTCATCAACGTGGGCTCAGGGGTGGCGCTCATGGGTGTG GAACCTAGAGGTCCTCGACCGAATGGCAGAGTCCTCGCAGCAGAGCGTGGCCCCAGACGCGGCGGGGCTGGCGGAGCAGCCAGAGGTGCAGGATGGAGACGGCGCCCAGAAGGAGAATGGCTGTGTGTGCCGGCAGCTCCTCCAGCCCGCCAGGTGAGGGGCTGCCCAGCCGAGGGCCAGGAACGAGGTCCGCAGAGACAGCCCAGCTGGCTACTGTGCTCCCTGCTCTGGGTGACCTGGCCCCAAGGCAGGATGCCAGGGACCCAGCAGAGCCCATCCAAGCTGGccttggggggcggggaggggtgcTGGTGGTGCTTTAGCCCCTCCACGATGCCCGTTACCCTCCAGTACCCCTGA